One Roseimaritima multifibrata DNA window includes the following coding sequences:
- a CDS encoding RluA family pseudouridine synthase produces MGVKIVPAKDNAKMTDSPLPILHEDPHFLVINKPAGLFSQAAKGILAVEPLLKQQLRNRDSLAKDPFLGLPHRLDQWTSGLLLVAKSKLALRQFGGQFQSRKVTKTYLALLSGTLAEGTHVWEDRLRKVEGQPRSEVVPFDSDEGQLAKLEIRRLAVENGLTLARIELFTGRMHQIRVQASRRGLPVAGDVTYCKNVPAEVSESDRGSRQGHALHAWELGFRHPKTAVPLQFSAEPPVDWNKKFGPLMQAWEKAT; encoded by the coding sequence TTGGGTGTCAAGATCGTTCCCGCGAAAGACAACGCAAAGATGACCGACAGTCCGCTACCGATTTTGCATGAAGATCCGCATTTTCTGGTGATTAACAAGCCGGCCGGACTGTTCAGCCAAGCGGCTAAGGGAATTCTAGCGGTCGAACCGCTGCTAAAGCAGCAGCTTCGAAACCGAGATAGCTTGGCCAAAGATCCGTTTTTGGGACTGCCCCACCGACTGGATCAATGGACTAGCGGCCTGCTGCTGGTCGCAAAATCCAAACTGGCACTGCGGCAATTTGGCGGCCAATTTCAAAGCCGCAAAGTGACGAAAACCTATTTAGCCCTGCTGTCGGGAACGTTGGCAGAAGGGACCCACGTTTGGGAAGACCGCTTGAGAAAAGTGGAAGGGCAGCCCCGTAGCGAAGTCGTCCCCTTCGATTCCGATGAGGGGCAATTGGCCAAACTGGAGATTCGGCGTTTGGCGGTCGAAAATGGATTGACGCTCGCGAGAATCGAATTGTTCACTGGGCGGATGCATCAGATTCGCGTCCAGGCATCCAGACGCGGGCTGCCCGTCGCCGGAGATGTAACCTACTGCAAAAACGTCCCGGCAGAAGTCAGCGAGTCGGATCGCGGTTCGCGACAAGGGCACGCGTTACACGCTTGGGAGCTGGGATTTCGTCATCCCAAGACAGCCGTACCGCTTCAATTTTCCGCAGAACCGCCAGTCGACTGGAACAAAAAGTTTGGTCCCCTGATGCAGGCCTGGGAAAAAGCAACGTAG
- a CDS encoding DUF1553 domain-containing protein has protein sequence MLLVPSLAIADDSNAKQIEFFEKRIRPVLVEHCYACHNSNDAADGGLILDHAEAMRDGGDGGPIIVPLKPEESRLLPILKHEVDGLAMPAEAPKLDDDVIADFARWIKAGAVDPRDEAPSSEQVEATLSWDATMKRRQQWWSLQPITNPEPPSLASLQTQAPKDFTQALSDQPIDRFVLEKTFAAGLQPVAPADAHVLVRRLYFSLTGLPPDPETLSMWAERLQTSDGDLDPQAIDELIDHLLESPHYGERWARHWMDWLRYAESHGSEGDPLIDQAWRWRDYMVRGLNQDVPVDQLIREHIAGDLLASPRTSANGEINESAIGPAHWRMVFHGFTPTDAYDERVRFTDDQINTVSKAYLGLTVSCARCHNHKFDAISQQDYHAFFSILASCRPGRTAIETETHLNAKSNELSELKTQIREAIAADWLKDLSVTPAQLKTLPWHTAFAQQTAAAAPDTEPAIAEHLQQLQNDLRSQQEQWTAFTAAAGDSFMDTAACATWTATGNGLSAGLDSTDAILGPAGQFSLTTEGEQGIRLISPAAILSDRLSDKHAARLSSADFLAEPNSELWVLAQGTGGAAVRFVVRDYPRIGTVYPIQNLNPEWTWHRFDLSYWAGDTIHIELAAAQDAPLLVKPNLRSAIGIRAAALVPKGSPAPPVIAPIQSILSSAAESSATTWQQLADQYQHGLRQAIEAWSNQTLTNDQALLLEAARKHGLVSNEIQRLSTAGPLLTQYREIENQVPVPTRVPSLEEAGGSDAPLFIRGDHKQPSDVVPRRFLEAIDGTPYETQLSGRLELADDLLRADNPLTRRVFANRIWYHLFGQGLVATPDNFGRVGASPSHPELLDWLAVQLTENDWSLKQLIRQIVRSKTWQLSSQTPPETFVIDPENRWLSHANVRRLEAESIRDSLLNISGILIPTVSGAPVSGETPRRSIYVQVIRNNLDPFLRVFDFPEPFSAVGRRDATNIPAQSLTMLNAPLVAQTAESWARKIQQDATTENERVSRMFQQAFSRLPSDQETQWAIQYLRETEQRLHVRDEQRQRLQEKQDGYKKRLQELNNQVVARILNQRGEAPQETKIDIPPPIETWAFSNQLSVGRPNESAIPNVEIKGGASLDEKGLTVRDQGYALSQPITKTLTAKTLLAWVQLDNLAQQAGGVFSIQSKSGDVFDAIVYGERIPGQWLAGSNSFARTQFFTGPEETEADKQPVQIAISYHADGQVMGYRNGKLYGSPYKSNGPQTFAANETIVSFGLRHLPATGNRFLSGKILRAELYDYALSAPQVAQTMTALPSYVSDEELQATMTTDESKEFAQLTASAEQIKAELEPFEKLPHPIDANANWTELAHALLTAKEFIYVR, from the coding sequence TTGCTTCTCGTCCCTTCGCTTGCGATCGCTGACGATTCCAATGCCAAACAGATTGAATTTTTCGAAAAACGGATCCGCCCTGTTCTGGTAGAGCACTGCTATGCCTGCCACAACTCGAACGATGCCGCCGATGGTGGCTTGATATTGGACCATGCGGAAGCGATGCGTGACGGGGGCGACGGGGGACCGATCATTGTCCCGCTGAAGCCTGAAGAGAGTCGCTTGCTGCCGATCCTGAAGCATGAAGTGGACGGCCTGGCGATGCCAGCGGAAGCTCCGAAACTGGACGATGACGTGATCGCCGATTTCGCCCGCTGGATCAAAGCGGGAGCCGTCGACCCGCGTGATGAAGCGCCCTCGTCCGAACAAGTCGAAGCGACGCTCTCCTGGGACGCCACCATGAAACGGCGTCAGCAATGGTGGAGCCTACAGCCGATAACCAATCCAGAACCACCCTCACTGGCCTCGTTGCAAACGCAGGCCCCGAAGGATTTCACTCAAGCCTTAAGCGATCAGCCAATCGATCGTTTTGTGCTGGAGAAAACCTTTGCGGCCGGACTTCAACCGGTCGCTCCTGCTGACGCCCATGTGTTGGTGCGACGCTTGTATTTCAGCCTGACCGGTCTGCCCCCTGATCCAGAAACATTGTCGATGTGGGCCGAACGCCTGCAAACATCCGACGGAGATTTGGATCCGCAAGCGATCGACGAACTGATCGATCATCTGCTGGAAAGCCCGCACTACGGCGAACGCTGGGCGCGTCACTGGATGGACTGGTTGCGGTACGCGGAATCACACGGCAGTGAAGGCGACCCATTGATTGATCAAGCATGGCGGTGGCGTGATTACATGGTGAGGGGACTGAACCAAGACGTCCCCGTGGATCAATTGATCCGGGAACATATCGCGGGGGATTTACTTGCTTCGCCACGCACCAGCGCCAACGGTGAAATCAACGAATCGGCGATCGGCCCGGCCCACTGGCGAATGGTCTTCCATGGCTTTACTCCCACAGACGCCTACGACGAACGGGTCCGGTTCACCGACGACCAAATCAACACGGTCAGCAAAGCGTACCTCGGACTGACGGTCTCATGTGCCCGCTGCCACAATCACAAATTTGATGCCATCAGCCAACAGGACTATCACGCATTCTTTAGCATCTTGGCGTCCTGCCGACCGGGCCGGACCGCCATCGAAACCGAGACCCATCTGAATGCAAAATCGAACGAACTGAGCGAACTGAAAACGCAAATCCGAGAAGCGATTGCCGCCGACTGGCTAAAAGATTTAAGCGTCACTCCCGCACAGCTAAAAACCCTTCCATGGCACACCGCTTTCGCACAACAAACTGCGGCGGCAGCCCCGGATACCGAACCGGCCATTGCCGAACATCTGCAGCAACTGCAAAACGATTTGCGATCACAACAAGAACAATGGACAGCCTTCACCGCGGCCGCGGGCGACAGCTTCATGGACACCGCAGCCTGTGCGACCTGGACTGCAACCGGCAACGGTTTATCCGCTGGGCTGGATTCAACCGATGCCATCCTTGGTCCCGCCGGCCAATTCAGCCTGACGACCGAAGGGGAGCAAGGAATTCGCTTAATTTCGCCAGCAGCGATTCTGTCCGATCGTCTATCGGACAAACATGCCGCTCGCCTCTCCTCAGCAGATTTCCTTGCCGAACCGAACAGCGAGCTCTGGGTTTTGGCACAGGGAACCGGCGGGGCGGCAGTCCGCTTTGTGGTCCGCGATTACCCGCGCATCGGAACCGTCTACCCGATCCAAAACCTTAACCCTGAATGGACTTGGCATCGCTTTGACCTGAGCTACTGGGCTGGGGACACGATCCATATCGAATTGGCCGCAGCACAAGATGCACCATTGCTGGTGAAACCCAATTTACGTTCGGCGATCGGAATCCGAGCCGCTGCGCTCGTCCCCAAGGGCTCCCCTGCTCCACCGGTCATCGCTCCGATCCAGTCGATTCTCAGCAGTGCTGCCGAATCCTCCGCCACCACTTGGCAGCAACTTGCTGACCAGTACCAACACGGTTTGCGTCAAGCAATTGAAGCCTGGTCCAATCAAACGCTTACCAACGACCAGGCATTGCTGTTAGAGGCGGCCCGAAAACATGGCCTGGTCAGCAATGAAATCCAACGGCTTTCGACCGCAGGGCCACTGCTTACCCAGTATCGAGAAATCGAAAACCAAGTCCCTGTCCCGACTCGAGTTCCCAGCCTGGAAGAAGCGGGCGGCAGCGACGCACCATTGTTTATTCGTGGCGACCACAAACAACCAAGTGACGTCGTACCGCGTCGGTTCTTGGAAGCCATCGACGGCACCCCATACGAAACCCAGCTAAGCGGGCGTCTGGAACTAGCGGATGACCTTCTGCGTGCAGACAATCCGCTGACCCGCCGAGTCTTCGCCAACCGCATCTGGTATCATCTGTTCGGACAAGGTTTGGTAGCGACGCCGGATAATTTTGGGCGAGTCGGCGCATCCCCCAGCCACCCGGAACTACTCGACTGGCTGGCCGTGCAACTGACCGAAAACGATTGGTCGCTTAAGCAGCTGATCCGCCAAATCGTTCGCTCGAAAACCTGGCAACTGTCTTCACAGACTCCGCCTGAAACTTTCGTCATCGATCCAGAGAACCGCTGGCTGTCGCACGCCAATGTACGGCGACTAGAAGCCGAATCGATTCGAGATTCACTGCTAAACATCTCGGGCATCCTAATCCCCACGGTCAGTGGAGCCCCCGTCAGCGGCGAAACACCACGACGAAGCATTTACGTTCAAGTGATCCGCAATAACCTTGATCCGTTTTTGCGAGTCTTTGACTTTCCCGAACCGTTTAGTGCCGTCGGACGACGGGATGCAACCAACATCCCTGCTCAGTCGCTGACGATGTTGAACGCACCGCTTGTTGCACAAACCGCCGAATCCTGGGCTCGTAAAATCCAACAAGACGCAACTACGGAAAACGAACGCGTCTCGCGGATGTTCCAGCAAGCATTCTCCCGCCTTCCGTCCGACCAGGAAACACAATGGGCGATCCAATACTTGAGGGAAACCGAGCAACGATTACACGTTCGCGATGAACAGCGTCAACGTTTGCAGGAAAAACAAGATGGATACAAGAAAAGGCTACAGGAACTGAACAACCAAGTGGTCGCCCGCATCCTGAATCAACGCGGAGAGGCACCACAGGAAACCAAGATCGACATCCCTCCTCCGATAGAAACGTGGGCCTTCAGCAACCAGTTGTCGGTTGGCCGACCCAACGAATCGGCCATCCCCAACGTGGAGATTAAGGGAGGAGCAAGCCTTGACGAAAAGGGCCTGACGGTCCGCGACCAAGGCTACGCACTCAGCCAGCCGATCACGAAAACGCTGACCGCCAAAACCCTTCTCGCTTGGGTTCAACTGGACAACCTTGCTCAACAGGCAGGAGGCGTCTTTTCGATTCAGTCCAAATCGGGCGACGTGTTCGACGCCATCGTTTATGGCGAGCGGATTCCGGGCCAATGGCTGGCGGGCAGCAACTCGTTTGCTCGCACACAATTCTTCACGGGCCCCGAAGAAACCGAAGCCGACAAACAACCGGTTCAGATTGCCATCAGTTACCACGCCGATGGACAGGTGATGGGATACCGCAATGGCAAATTGTACGGCAGTCCCTACAAGAGCAACGGCCCACAAACCTTTGCTGCCAACGAAACGATCGTCAGCTTCGGGTTACGGCATTTACCAGCGACGGGAAATCGTTTCCTGAGCGGGAAAATCCTCCGAGCGGAATTGTATGACTACGCACTTTCCGCCCCGCAGGTTGCACAAACGATGACCGCCCTCCCCTCCTACGTTTCCGACGAAGAACTGCAAGCCACAATGACGACTGATGAATCGAAGGAGTTCGCGCAGTTAACGGCCAGTGCCGAACAGATCAAAGCAGAACTAGAACCGTTTGAAAAACTTCCCCACCCCATCGATGCGAACGCGAACTGGACCGAATTGGCTCATGCGTTATTAACAGCAAAGGAATTCATCTATGTTCGCTGA